A single genomic interval of Lysobacter avium harbors:
- a CDS encoding DUF488 domain-containing protein, with product MLSHTGTLWTIGHSTREWPVFVGMLNDAGITALVDVRRFPGSRRNPQFSAEAMAREMPATGIRFVPMTDLGGRRKVDPNTHNTAWRNDSFRGYADYMETPGYEAARDRLADLALQERVAIMCAEAVWWQCHRGLISDDFKAQGWEVIHLMAPGRSDEHPYTSAARIVDGKLDYSAPEPPQASLF from the coding sequence ATGCTGAGTCACACAGGAACGCTTTGGACGATTGGCCACTCCACCCGCGAGTGGCCGGTTTTCGTGGGAATGCTGAACGACGCCGGGATTACCGCGCTTGTCGACGTCCGCCGTTTTCCTGGCTCACGCCGCAATCCGCAGTTCAGTGCCGAGGCGATGGCGCGCGAGATGCCCGCCACCGGCATTCGATTCGTTCCGATGACCGACCTGGGCGGGCGCCGCAAGGTCGACCCCAACACGCATAACACGGCCTGGCGCAACGACAGTTTCCGCGGCTACGCGGACTACATGGAGACACCGGGTTACGAGGCGGCACGTGACCGACTCGCCGATCTGGCGCTGCAGGAGCGCGTCGCGATCATGTGCGCCGAGGCGGTGTGGTGGCAGTGCCACCGCGGCCTCATCTCGGATGATTTCAAGGCGCAGGGCTGGGAGGTCATCCACCTGATGGCGCCGGGGCGCAGCGACGAGCATCCCTATACCTCGGCGGCCCGGATTGTCGACGGCAAGCTGGACTACTCCGCCCCCGAACCGCCGCAGGCGTCACTGTTCTGA
- a CDS encoding ABC transporter ATP-binding protein, with protein MAETKTAAHGPLRRPSAKPSLRERFDALRNLPPFLRMIWATSRSLTLVTLGLRVVRALVPIATLYIGKLIIDEAIRLVAIGNVFDTLQVAWQSGQLNYLATLLAMEFGLAIASDLLGRLTSYGDGLLSELFTNATSVRLMEHAATLDLQDFEDPDLQDKLDRARRQTMGRQNLLSQLFGQLQDAITVVSFAIGLLVYAPWLIALLAVALIPAFLGEAHFNALGYSINFAWTPERRQLEYVRQMGASVETAKEVKIFNLHRFLVARYTELADKFYLVNRALARRRALWGSALAALGTLGYYAAYAYIAWRTVRGDFSIGDLTFLAGSFRRLRQLLEGLLVGFSQVAGQALYLDDLFSFFATQPRIISPTDPVAFPQPIRSGFVFENVGFRYPDANKWALRGLDFELRAGEVLALVGENGAGKTTLVKLLARLYDPVEGRILLDGRDLREYDLDELRANVGVIFQDFVRYHLTVGENIGVGQINAMDDHGRIRESARRAMAEDMIERLPDRYEQLIGRRFKTGVDLSGGEWQKIAIARAYMRDAQVMILDEPTAALDARAEFEVFQRFKELSAEKTAVLISHRFSSVRMADRILVLADGGLEASGTHEELLAAGGRYAELFELQAAGYR; from the coding sequence ATGGCTGAGACGAAGACGGCCGCCCACGGCCCGCTCCGCCGCCCCAGCGCCAAGCCCTCGCTGCGCGAGCGCTTCGACGCACTGCGAAACCTCCCGCCTTTCCTGCGCATGATCTGGGCGACCAGCCGGTCGCTGACACTCGTGACCCTCGGCCTGCGCGTGGTGCGCGCGCTCGTGCCGATCGCCACGCTCTACATCGGCAAGCTGATCATCGACGAGGCGATCCGCCTGGTCGCCATAGGCAACGTTTTCGACACCCTCCAGGTGGCGTGGCAGAGCGGCCAGCTGAATTACCTGGCGACATTGCTGGCGATGGAGTTCGGGCTGGCGATCGCCTCGGACCTGCTGGGACGACTGACCAGTTACGGCGACGGACTGCTCTCGGAGCTTTTCACCAACGCGACCAGCGTGCGCCTGATGGAACATGCCGCGACCCTGGACCTGCAGGACTTCGAGGATCCCGACCTGCAGGACAAGCTCGATCGCGCGCGGCGCCAGACGATGGGGCGGCAAAACCTGCTCAGCCAGCTGTTCGGCCAGTTGCAGGACGCGATCACGGTGGTCAGCTTCGCGATCGGCCTGCTGGTGTACGCGCCGTGGCTGATCGCCCTGCTCGCGGTGGCCCTCATTCCGGCCTTCCTGGGCGAGGCGCATTTCAACGCGCTGGGCTACTCGATCAACTTCGCCTGGACGCCCGAGCGCCGGCAGCTGGAGTACGTGCGCCAGATGGGCGCGAGCGTGGAGACGGCCAAAGAGGTCAAGATCTTCAACCTCCACCGCTTCCTGGTGGCCCGCTACACCGAGCTGGCTGACAAGTTCTACCTCGTCAACCGCGCGCTTGCCCGTCGACGCGCGCTGTGGGGTTCAGCGCTGGCGGCGCTGGGGACGCTGGGGTACTACGCGGCCTACGCCTACATCGCCTGGCGCACCGTGCGCGGGGACTTCAGCATCGGCGACCTGACCTTCCTGGCCGGCAGCTTTCGCCGTCTGCGCCAGCTGCTGGAGGGCCTGCTGGTCGGCTTCTCCCAGGTTGCCGGGCAGGCGCTGTACCTGGACGACCTGTTCTCGTTTTTCGCCACCCAGCCCCGGATTATCTCTCCCACTGACCCCGTTGCGTTCCCGCAGCCGATACGCAGCGGCTTCGTGTTCGAGAACGTTGGCTTCCGCTATCCGGACGCCAACAAGTGGGCACTGCGGGGTCTGGACTTCGAGCTGCGCGCTGGCGAGGTGCTTGCCCTGGTCGGCGAGAACGGTGCGGGCAAGACCACGCTGGTGAAGCTGCTCGCACGTCTCTACGACCCGGTCGAAGGCCGCATCCTGCTGGACGGGCGCGACCTGCGCGAATACGACCTCGACGAGCTCCGCGCCAACGTCGGCGTGATCTTCCAGGACTTCGTGCGCTACCACCTCACCGTGGGCGAGAACATCGGCGTCGGCCAGATCAACGCGATGGACGATCACGGCCGCATCCGCGAGTCCGCGCGACGCGCAATGGCGGAAGACATGATCGAGCGCCTGCCTGACCGCTACGAGCAGCTGATCGGGCGCCGTTTCAAGACCGGCGTGGACCTGTCCGGCGGCGAGTGGCAGAAGATCGCGATCGCCCGCGCCTACATGCGCGATGCGCAGGTGATGATCCTCGACGAGCCGACTGCGGCGCTGGACGCGCGGGCCGAGTTCGAGGTCTTCCAGCGATTCAAGGAATTGTCCGCGGAAAAGACCGCCGTGCTGATCTCGCACCGGTTTTCCAGCGTTCGCATGGCCGACCGGATCCTGGTGCTGGCCGACGGCGGGCTGGAGGCAAGCGGCACCCACGAGGAGCTGCTTGCCGCCGGCGGCCGCTATGCGGAACTGTTCGAACTTCAGGCCGCGGGATATCGCTGA
- a CDS encoding heavy-metal-associated domain-containing protein, giving the protein MLHPLDIHAHQELKSMLLEVEKITCDKCGDAIQKAILAQDPTAQVTVNVADQQVRVEGLITQQQAIDALVAAGYPASNAAPHSGEGSDCCGGCS; this is encoded by the coding sequence ATGCTGCATCCACTCGATATCCACGCTCATCAGGAGTTGAAGTCCATGTTGCTCGAAGTTGAAAAGATCACCTGCGACAAGTGCGGTGACGCCATCCAGAAAGCCATCCTCGCGCAGGACCCCACCGCGCAGGTCACCGTCAACGTCGCCGACCAGCAGGTTCGCGTCGAAGGTTTAATCACCCAGCAGCAGGCCATCGATGCGCTGGTCGCAGCGGGCTACCCTGCCAGCAACGCGGCACCGCACAGTGGCGAAGGCAGCGACTGCTGCGGTGGCTGCTCCTGA